Proteins from a single region of Dictyostelium discoideum AX4 chromosome 5 chromosome, whole genome shotgun sequence:
- the ctdspl2 gene encoding CTD small phosphatase-like protein 2: MSSGLKTQTTIDILHDHSVESSSDHLYILKQQQQHQHEDTDSPKKKKLRHQCEETSQYIVPSLNDEVDDLGHHHLHHHHVNNINNSLLKQGLSALSSLSASSTSSISPSSSQSSSPLKQSERSIATSIDSMNDSTSSSSSSNNNNNFSSVPSHNIYTPSCLLSNLNNDTDSIIPNMNGSTDGDGGDIRREKVDENDEEVLCNDNHLSKDNEQEDNMVSFLNESNEEVIQTNNNNNNDNNNSSNICINNFCNINNNQQQQQQQQQQQQNNVNSSIILEDSNKENKTESNNSNSNSNSSPSFFHNLQQHPTSAATTTTTTTTTITTTSATTSIIIKEDNSDDEIDDECDDESEEEEEDEEEFNPFLFIKQLANATTMPPPVALPPKEHSSPKISLVLDLDETLVHCSTEPLEQPHLTFPVFFNNTEYQVFAKKRPFFEEFLHKVSDIFEVIIFTASQEVYANKLLNMIDPNNKIKYRLYRDSCVYVDGNYLKDLSVLGRDLKQVVIIDNSPQSFGFQVDNGIPIESWFEDENDKELLQLVPFLESLTNVEDVRPHIRDKFKLYQLISQA, encoded by the exons ATGTCTTCAGGTTTAAAAACTCAAACAACTATTGACATCTTACAC gATCATTCAGTGGAATCATCATCAGATcatctttatattttaaaacaacaacaacaacatcaacatgaAGATACAGACTCcccaaagaaaaagaaattaagaCACCAATGTGAAGAGACATCACAATATATAGTACCatcattaaatgatgaaGTAGATGACCTTGGCCATCACCACCTCCACCATCATcatgtaaataatattaataactcATTACTAAAACAAGGTCTTTCAGcattatcttcattatcagcatcatcaacatcatcaatttcaCCATCCTCATCACAGtcttcatcaccattaaaaCAATCAGAACGTTCTATTGCTACAAGCATTGACAGTATGAATGACAGTACTAGTAGCAGCAGCAGtagcaacaataataataatttttcatcagTTCCATCACATAATATTTATACACCATCTTGTCTTTTATCAAATCTCAATAATGACACTGATTCTATTATTCCAAATATGAATGGTAGTactgatggtgatggtggtgatattAGAAGAGAAAAagttgatgaaaatgatgaggAAGTATTATGTAATGATAACCATCTCTCAAAAGATAATGAACAAGAGGATAATATGGTCTCATTCttaaatgaatcaaatgAAGAAGTAATTCAaacaaataacaacaacaataatgataataataatagtagtaatatatgtataaataatttttgtaatattaataataaccaacagcaacaacaacaacaacaacaacaacaacaaaataatgtTAACTCTTCTATCATTTTAGAAGattcaaataaagaaaacaaaaccgaaagcaataatagtaatagtaatagtaatagtagtccATCATTTTTCCATAATCTTCAACAACATCCAACatcagcagcaacaacaacaacaaccacaaccaccactaTAACTACTACTTCAGCAACAAcatcaataattattaaagaagataatagtgatgatgaaataGATGATGAATGTGATGATGAAagtgaagaagaggaagaggatgaagaagaatttaatccatttttatttataaaacaaTTAGCAAATGCAACCACTATGCCACCACCAGTTGCATTACCACCCAAGGAGCATTCTTCACCAAAGATTTCATTGGTGTTGGATTTAGATGAAACTCTAGTTCATTGTAGTACAGAACCATTGGAACAACCACATCTTACTTTCCCtgttttctttaataatacaGAATATCAAGTATTTGCTAAAAAGAGACCTTTCTTTGAAGAATTCCTTCACAAAGTTTCAGATATCTTTGAAGTAATTATATTCACTGCTTCTCAAGAGGTTTAtgctaataaattattaaatatgattgatccaaataataagATAAA gtaTAGATTATATCGTGATTCATGTGTTTATGTTGatggaaattatttaaaagatctTTCAGTTTTAGGTAGAGATTTAAAACAAGTAgtaattattgataattcaCCACAATCATTTGGATTTCAAGTTGATAATGGCATTCCAATTGAATCTTGGTTCGAGGATGAAAATGACAAAGAATTACTTCAATTGGTGCCATTTTTAGAGTCATTAACAAATGTTGAAGATGTTAGACCCCATATTAGAgataaatttaaactttatcaattaatttcacaagcttaa
- the gefO gene encoding Ras guanine nucleotide exchange factor: MTTNSKSLNLLQSLTCGICQNLFKDPNTLIPCGHAFCLDCLTTNASIKNCIQCKVEYTTYIPNHPLKQMIDCLDQSSNNNNSNNNSNGENTNNNNNIINNERSSFNGSNSNSIIGFIEGLSDSTSNGRRFSQQDGLRYSSGLLDGSNSGGSNNIRYCMEHYEHYYAFCNDCQAPVCPSCLLTTHNRHGMIPLTKDSIATKMKEYRDIVQSFKTKMSQYKDNITLYQKEIELLDSTFLQCKQSIQLMISNLHKVLKSRETYLLKEISSIHYASHMELTDRSSTLENEISEMEKLIGNGTDKFKDATEILNNQNLKFEFLEQFHHSRTQSKKNQNQDGLKPLFKTDLLFYKANNERVTEMINGTLGNISLLTFPLDDIGEVNIWDEPKENICIEKVRTNSNGIEEFEVKYGSLNKLIERLCLPNCYDDNYVNIFLLTYHSFCSSKKLLKKLIERFTIPEDLEAHGLTLASIHEIHMKIRSVLVKWINEYSPKFDQDTIHLFQNFNCRMQSEYTSIQEIENLLLNSNENSPSITSSQSLSSQSLYSQTNNNNNNNNNNSNNLQPTIQTNQTLSSNINNITISNLNNSNLTNNGTCKIQNSPPKNYQQSNYSSIFNGPSSSSSSSPSSPILSLNSLALINGNDNLVFESPLNSPRNNNNNNNNNSPRSSSFGASSALKFNSNNNSLNINSNMGGPYFPSPSSPTTNNIPNINHFSSRILSSSKNLEFNDIDEFEIAKQLTLIEFENFGRIKPIDLLTCVDLKHKTPHITNIMERFHNISTWVSTTIVRGENLKNRVKIVNKFIKIAEHLKNLNNFNSLTAILVAIQRSTVTKKDLVKQSVKIITDLEKLMSSDDSYSTYRTRLAQCSPPCVPYISIYLQDIMDLEKKNPSNIIVQTSSNKTQEFINFTRRSLISKVILDLASYQRFGYSTILPISNIQEYLNVHIDEL; the protein is encoded by the coding sequence atgacaacaaattcaaaatcattaaatttattacaatCATTAACATGTGGAATTtgtcaaaatttatttaaagaccCAAATACATTGATACCCTGTGGTCATGCATTTTGTTTAGATTGTTTAACAACCAAtgcatcaattaaaaattgtattCAATGTAAAGTTGAATATACAACCTATATACCAAATCATCcattaaaacaaatgatTGATTGTTTAGATCagagtagtaataataataatagtaataataatagtaatggtgaaaatacaaataataataataatataattaataatgaaagaaGTTCATTTAAtggttcaaattcaaattctatAATTGGATTTATAGAAGGATTAAGTGATAGTACTAGTAATGGTCGTAGATTTAGTCAACAAGATGGATTAAGATACTCAAGTGGTTTATTAGATGGtagtaatagtggtggtagtaataatattagataTTGTATGGAACATTATGAACATTATTATGCATTTTGTAATGATTGTCAAGCACCAGTTTGTCCAAGTTGTTTATTGACAACACATAATCGACATGGAATGATACCGTTAACTAAAGATTCAATCGCTACAAAGATGAAAGAATACAGAGACATTGTTCAATCATTCAAAACAAAGATGTCTCAATACAAGGATAACATAACATTATATCAAAAGGAGATTGAACTATTGGATAGTACATTCTTACAATGCAAGCAATCgattcaattgatgataTCAAATCTACACAAAGTATTAAAATCACGTGAAACCTATCTATTGAAAGAAATTAGTAGCATTCACTACGCCAGCCACATGGAACTAACCGACCGTTCAAGCACATTAGAGAATGAAATCAGTGAAATGGAGAAACTAATCGGTAATGGTACTGACAAATTTAAAGATGCTACAGagatattaaataatcaaaatttgaaatttgaatttcttgAACAATTTCATCATAGTCGTACTCAAAGTAAAAAGAACCAAAATCAAGATGGATTGAAACCACTCTTTAAAACCGACCTTTTATTCTACAAAGCAAACAACGAACGTGTAACCGAAATGATTAACGGCACCTTGGGTAACATATCACTATTGACATTCCCATTGGACGATATTGGTGAAGTCAACATTTGGGATGAGCCAAAGGAGAATATTTGCATTGAAAAAGTTAGAACCAACTCCAATGGCATTGAAGAGTTTGAAGTGAAATATGgaagtttaaataaattgattgaaCGTCTTTGTCTACCCAATTGCTACGATGACAACTATGTTAACATTTTCCTTCTCACTTATCATAGTTTTTGTTCCTCTAAAAAACTTTTGAAAAAGTTAATTGAACGTTTTACAATTCCAGAGGATTTAGAAGCTCATGGTCTAACTCTAGCAAGTATTCATGAAATTCATATGAAAATTAGAAGCGTCCTTGTCAAATGGATTAATGAATATTCACCAAAATTCGATCAAGATACAATTCATTTATTCcaaaatttcaattgtagAATGCAATCTGAATATACAAGTAttcaagaaattgaaaatttattattaaattcaaatgaaaattcacCTTCAATAACTTCTTCACAATCTTTATCATCACAATCATTATATTCacaaactaataataataataataataataataataactctaATAATCTACAACCAACAATTCAAACTAATCAAACACTAtcatcaaatataaataatataacaatttcaaatttaaataatagtaatttaacCAATAATGGTACATGTAAAATACAAAATTCACCAccaaaaaattatcaacaatcaaattattcatcaatatttaatggtccatcatcatcatcctcttcttcaccatcttcaccaattttaagtttaaattcattagcattaattaatggtaatgataatttagtTTTTGAATCACCATTAAATTCACCacgtaataataataataataataataataattcaccaagatcatcatcatttggtGCTTCATCagctttaaaatttaatagtaataataatagtttaaatataaatagtaatatgGGTGGTCCATATTTTCCATCACCAAGTTCACCAACCACCAATAATATACCAaatattaatcatttttCAAGTAGgattttatcatcatcaaagaATCTGgaatttaatgatattgatgaatttgaaattgccAAACAATTGACTTTAATAGAATTTGAAAACTTTGGACGTATAAAACCAATCGATCTATTGACATGTGTAGATTTAAAACATAAAACACCTCATATCACAAACATTATGGAAAGATTCCATAATATCTCCACTTGGGTTAGTACTACCATTGTTAGAGgtgaaaatttgaaaaacagAGTTAAAATCGTGAATAAATTCATAAAGATAGCAGaacatttgaaaaatttaaataatttcaactCACTAACTGCTATATTAGTGGCAATTCAAAGATCAACAGTAACTAAAAAAGATTTGGTTAAACAATCTGTAAAGATTATCACTGATCTCGAGAAATTAATGTCCTCTGATGACTCTTATTCTACCTATAGAACTCGTTTAGCTCAATGTTCACCACCTTGTGTTCCATACATTAGTATCTATCTTCAAGATATTATGGATTTAGAGAAAAAGAATCCTTCAAATATCATTGTTCAAACCTCTTCAAATAAAACTcaagaatttattaatttcactCGTCGTTCTTTAATTAGTAAAGTAATCTTAGATTTAGCAAGTTATCAACGTTTTGGTTATTCAACaattttaccaatttcaaatattcaagaatatttaaatgtaCATATAGatgaattataa
- a CDS encoding hypothetical protein (Similar to Dictyostelium discoideum (Slime mold). Hypothetical 127.0 kDa protein): MNPSSIKYTIEISEYKFSSNLNQLQLVMTASLSVNKTNDICSNKEFSETSSGDDSNYLKIQIDDHSLYGRFIKRALIDSIPRPIDNVPLDS; this comes from the coding sequence atgaatccttcatcaattaaatatacaattgaaatttctGAATATAAATTCAGCAGTAActtaaatcaattacaattagTAATGACGGCCTCATTATCtgttaataaaacaaatgatATTTGTTCAAATAAAGAGTTTAGTGAAACTTCAAGTGGTGatgattcaaattatttaaagatacAAATTGATGATCATTCTTTATATGGTAGATTTATAAAAAGAgcattaattgattcaattccaagaccaattgataatgttCCATTGGACTCTTAA
- a CDS encoding hypothetical protein (Similar to Dictyostelium discoideum (Slime mold). hypothetical 127.0 kDa protein) — MELCTFKEYYRSQALSSKWDISFNLCSEGQLSVCQGKGKYACQTNYDSNWVFVDVYDLGSLNKTNFMDDGVTLTYRGYISPDSPRGWCIEGSYEVNYRITNFNLLCDKGVENVDVLNATEPIGCYYNVTLKSKQFCECPLQCSPPHGKCVNGECVCDQFSNGTSCEKLIITIDSVVNTTINGGIGYIHFSNFSMTFPLFQLKIGDLYCTNVMLLNSSTLQFTISPGIGIHNVEIINGNSSYLSYDSFGYQCNSDCSPPHGECNLTLGSCSCDTQTNGTNCENLIITIDSVINTTISGGIGYIHFSNFTVTFPLFQLKIGGVYCTNVKLLNSSTLQFSIGPGNGIHNVEIINGNSSYLSYDSFGYQCNTACSPPHGECNLTLGSCSCDTQTNGTNCENSKLFLNNIIPTDENGGTTYLYGYFGNTTSNLSIMIGDNDCTNIEQLNETLIKCDVGKGSGFKDVILKDRDLIVHVLNLFQYFKPITTNPPKHCIDNCGAPNNGICTSTGCMCISPWIGNDCKSKIISIPQPSLNYSNPVTDIQLIDNKVDTKLFRSLVSIVKLRELDFQSKQVNSFTFIEWEYYKINESTSQYKSNITNLGLTTFITVTLQWFENETNVVFVNQNIKMNPSSIKYTIEISEYKFSSNLNQLQLVMMASLSINKTNDICSNKEFSETSSGDDSNYLKIQIDDHSLYGRFIKRALIDSIPRSIDNVPLDSSMNQVDSASLSQSYIGISVPFFKKQIIIDPDFSVLLSSSSDSFKSESSICSFNKESKFSGGLISAIVLCSFFVFASLITMVAYSYYKKRYDRNIMKEIRTKLSKR, encoded by the exons aTGGAACTGTGTac tttcaAAGAATATTATAGATCCCAAGCTTTGAGCAGTAAATGGGatattagttttaatttatgCTCTGAAGGACAATTGAGTGTTTGTCAAGGAAAAGGAAAATATGCATGTCAAACAAATTATGATTCTAATTGGGTGTTTGTGGATGTATATGATTTAGgaagtttaaataaaacaaatttcaTGGATGATGGTGTTACATTAACATATAGAGGGTATATAAGTCCCGATTCCCCTAGAGGATGGTGTATAGAAGGTTCATATGAAGTAAACTATAGAATaacaaatttcaatttattgtGTGATAAGGGTGTTGAGAATGTTGATGTATTAAATGCAACGGAACCAATCGGTTGTTATTACAATGTTACTCTTAAAAGTAAACAATTTTGTGAATGCCCATTGCAATGTAGCCCACCACATGGTAAATGTGTTAATGGTGAATGTGTTTGTGACCAATTTTCAAATGGAACATCTTGtgaaaaattgataattacTATTGATTCTGTAGTCAATACAACAATTAATGGTGGAATAGGGTATATTCATTTCAGTAATTTTTCAATGACTTTTCCATTATTTCAGTTAAAAATCGGTGACCTTTATTGTACCAATGTTATGTTATTAAACAGTTCAACACTTCAATTTACAATCAGTCCTGGTATTGGAATTCACaatgttgaaattattaatggaAATTCATCATACTTGTCATATGATTCATTTGGATATCAATGTAATTCTGATTGCTCTCCTCCCCATGGTGAGTGCAATTTAACACTTGGAAGTTGTTCATGTGATACTCAAACCAATGGAACAAATTGTGAAAACTTGATAATTACTATTGATTCTGTAATAAATACAACAATAAGTGGTGGGATTGGGTATATTCATTTCAGTAATTTTACAGTGACTTTTCCAttgtttcaattaaaaattggagGTGTTTATTGTAcaaatgttaaattattaaacagTTCAACACTTCAATTTTCTATTGGTCCTGGTAATGGTATTCACaatgttgaaattattaatggaAATTCATCTTACTTGTCATATGATTCATTTGGATATCAATGTAACACTGCTTGCTCTCCTCCACATGGTGAGTGCAATTTAACACTTGGAAGTTGTTCATGTGATACTCAAACTAATGGAACAAATtgtgaaaattcaaaattgtttttaaataacatTATCCCAACTGATGAAAATGGTGGTACAACTTATTTATATGGTTATTTTGGAAATACAACTTctaatttatcaataatgATTGGAGATAATGATTGCACAAATATTGAACAACTAAATGAAACATTAATTAAATGTGACGTTGGAAAGGGTTCTGGTTTTAAAGATgtgattttaaaagatagaGATTTAATAGTACatgttttgaatttatttcaatACTTTAAACCAATAACAACAAACCCACCAAAGCATTGTATTGATAATTGTGGTGCTCCAAATAATGGAATTTGTACTTCTACAGGTTGTATGTGTATTTCACCATGGATAGGTAATGACtgtaaatctaaaattatttcaattccTCAACCATCATTAAATTATTCGAATCCAGTTACAGACATACAATTGATTGACAATAAGGTAGATACTAAACTATTCCGTTCACTAGTatcaattgtaaaattaagaGAATTAGATTTCCAGTCTAAACAAGTGAATTCATTTACATTTATAGAATGggaatattataaaattaatgaatcaacaagccaatataaatcaaatattacaaatttagGTTTAACTACTTTTATTACTGTAACTTTACAATGGtttgaaaatgaaactaatgttgtatttgtaaatcaaaatattaaaatgaacccttcatcaattaaatacaCAATTGAGATTTCTGAATATAAATTCAGCAGTAActtaaatcaattacaattagTAATGATGGCTTCATTGtctattaataaaacaaatgatATTTGTTCAAATAAAGAGTTTAGTGAAACTTCAAGTGGTGatgattcaaattatttaaaaattcaaattgatGATCATTCTTTATATGGTAGATTTATAAAAAGAgcattaattgattcaattccaagatcaattgataatgttcCTTTGGACTCTTCAATGAATCAAGTTGATAGTGCCTCTTTGTCTCAATCATATATTGGTATTTCAgttcctttttttaaaaaacaaataataattgatccTGATTTTTCAGTACTTCTCAGTTCATCTTCTGATTCTTTCAAATCTGAATCTTCAATttgttcatttaataaagaatcaAAATTTTCAGGTGGATTAATTTCAGCAATAGTTTTATGTAGTTTTTTTGTATTTGCAAGTTTAATAACAATGGTTGCATAtagttattataaaaaaagatatgatAGAAATATAATGAAAGAAATTCGAACAAAATTATCTAAAAGGTAA
- a CDS encoding hypothetical protein (Similar to Dictyostelium discoideum (Slime mold). hypothetical 127.0 kDa protein) gives MVLCIFKEFYRSHTMLGNWDITFNLCAEHQLSICNGTVKYACQTNYGPDGFFLDEYDLGSLNKTNFIDDGVILTYRGYISPNSTRGTCTEGAYEVNYRITDFNLLCDKGVDNLDVSNVIQPIGCFYNVTLKSKKFCECSLQCSPPHGKCVNGECVCDQFSNGTFCEYLIIIFDSVINTTINGGIGYIHFSNFSLDSPIFQLKLGDVYCNDVILLNSSTIQFSIGPGIGIYNVEIINGNSSYLSLNSFAYQCNTDCSPPHGKCDLILGSCSCDTQTNGTNCENSKLFLNNIDPTDENGGTTYLYGYFGNTTSNLSIMIGDNYCMNIEQINETLIKCDVGKGSGFKDVILKDRDLIVHVLNLFQYFKPITTNPPKRCIGNCGAPNNGICTSTGCMCISPWIGNDCKSKIISIPQPSLNYSNPVTDIQLIDNKVDTKLFRSLVSIVKLRELDFQSKQVNSFTFIEWEYYKINESTNQYKSNITNLGLTTFINVTLQWFENETNVEFSNQNIKMNPSSIKYTIEISEYKFSSNLNQLQLVMMASLSINKTNDICSNKEFSETSSGDDSNYLKIQIDDHSLYGRFIKRALIDSIPRSIDNVPLDSSMNQVDNASLSQSYIGISVPYFKKQIIIDPDFSVLLSSSDSFKSESSICSFNKESKFSGGLISAIVLCSFFVFASLVTMAVYSYYKKRYDRNIVKEIQLKLSKRQVDIYM, from the exons ATGGTACTATGtat ctTTAAAGAGTTTTATAGATCCCATACTATGTTAGGTAACTGGGatattacttttaatttatgtGCTGAACATCAATTGAGTATTTGTAATGGAACAGTAAAATATGCATGTCAAACAAATTATGGACCTGATGGGTTTTTTTTGGATGAATATGATTTAGgaagtttaaataaaacaaatttcaTCGATGATGGTGTTATATTAACATATAGAGGGTATATAAGTCCTAACTCCACCAGAGGAACGTGTACAGAAGGTGCATATGAAGTAAACTATAGAATTAccgattttaatttattgtgTGATAAGGGTGTTGACAATCTTGATGTTTCAAATGTAATTCAACCAATTGGTTGTTTTTATAATGTTACtcttaaaagtaaaaaattttgtgAATGTTCATTGCAATGTAGCCCTCCACATGGTAAATGTGTTAATGGTGAATGTGTTTGTGATCAATTTTCAAATGGAACATTTTGTGAATActtgataattatttttgattctGTTATAAATACTACAATTAATGGTGGAATAGGGTATATCCATTTCAGTAATTTTTCATTGGATTCTCCAATATTCCAATTAAAACTTGGTGATGTTTATTGTAATGATGTCATATTATTAAACAGTTCAACAAttcaattttcaattggtcctggtattggtatttacaatgttgaaattattaatggaAATTCTTCATATTTGTCTCTTAATTCATTTGCATACCAATGTAATACTGATTGCTCTCCTCCCCATGGTAAATGCGATTTAATACTTGGAAGTTGTTCATGTGATACTCAAACTAATGGAACAAATtgtgaaaattcaaaattgtttttaaataatattgaccCAACTGATGAAAATGGTGGTACAACTTATTTATATGGTTATTTTGGAAATACAACTTctaatttatcaataatgATTGGAGATAACTATTGTATGAATATTGAACAAATAAATGAAACATTAATTAAATGCGACGTTGGAAAGGGTTCTGGTTTTAAAGATgtgattttaaaagatagaGATTTAATAGTACatgttttgaatttatttcaatACTTTAAACCAATAACAACAAACCCACCAAAACGATGTATTGGTAATTGTGGTGCTCCAAATAATGGAATTTGTACTTCTACAGGTTGTATGTGTATTTCACCATGGATAGGTAATGACtgtaaatctaaaattatttcaattccTCAACCATCATTAAATTATTCGAATCCAGTTACAGACATACAATTGATTGACAATAAGGTAGATACTAAACTATTCCGTTCACTAGTatcaattgtaaaattaagaGAATTAGATTTCCAGTCTAAACAAGTGAATTCATTTACATTTATAGAATGggaatattataaaattaatgaatcaacaaatcaatataaatcaaatattacaaatttagGTTTAACTACTTTTATTAATGTAACTTTACAATGGtttgaaaatgaaactaatgttgaattttcaaatcaaaatattaaaatgaacccttcatcaattaaatatacaattgaaatttctGAATATAAATTCAGCAGTAActtaaatcaattacaattagTAATGATGGCTTCATTGtctattaataaaacaaatgatATTTGTTCAAATAAAGAGTTTAGTGAAACTTCAAGTGGTGatgattcaaattatttaaaaattcaaattgatGATCATTCTTTATATGGTAGATTTATAAAAAGAgcattaattgattcaattccaagatcaattgataatgttcCTTTGGACTCTTCAATGAATCAAGTTGATAATGCTTCTTTGTCTCAATCATATATTGGTATTTCAGTTccttattttaaaaaacaaataataattgatccTGATTTTTCAGTACTTCTCAGTTCATCTGATTCTTTCAAATCTGAATCTTCAATttgttcatttaataaagaatcaAAATTTTCAGGTGGATTAATTTCAGCAATAGTTTTATGTAGTTTTTTTGTATTTGCAAGTTTAGTAACAATGGCTGTATATAgctattataaaaaaagatatgacAGAAATATAGTaaaagaaattcaattaaaattatctaaAAGACAAGttgatatatatatgtaa
- the sybB gene encoding synaptobrevin domain-containing protein: MSNNPNNSGQPNKTQSILQEVDKVKDVMHNNIGLMLNNHDKASNLQDKTASMSNNARLFKKQTVTIRRQMWCRNMKLQLIIIAVVILVLAVILIPIIMKFV, translated from the exons aTGTC aaataatccaaataattcaGGTCAACCAAATAAAACACAATCAATTCTACAAGAAGTTGATAAAGTTAAAGATGTTATGCataataatattggattAATGTTAAATAATCATGATAAAGCTTCAAATTTACAAGATAAAACAGCATCAATGAGTAACAATGCTCGTCTTTTCAAAAAACAAACTGTTACAATCAGAAGACAAATGTGGTGTAGAAATATGAAATTAcaacttattattattgctgtAGTCATTTTAGTATTGgctgtaattttaattccaattattatgaaattcgtataa